In Bacteroidota bacterium, a single genomic region encodes these proteins:
- a CDS encoding DUF4907 domain-containing protein, whose amino-acid sequence MIFVFMLSSCNNKQESNSENTTIVEKSIDQEVDRIRELDVETYFSDSLGWGFDIFRNGKKYVHQPHIPAINGLMGFASEEDALAVANLMMDKLEQNIVPPSVSPSEIDSLEIVISK is encoded by the coding sequence ATGATTTTTGTATTCATGCTAAGTTCGTGCAATAATAAGCAAGAATCAAATAGTGAAAACACTACAATCGTTGAGAAAAGTATTGATCAGGAAGTAGATCGAATTCGTGAGTTAGATGTAGAAACTTATTTTTCTGATAGTCTGGGTTGGGGATTCGACATTTTCAGAAATGGTAAAAAGTATGTTCACCAACCACATATCCCTGCTATCAATGGACTCATGGGTTTTGCTTCTGAAGAAGATGCCTTGGCTGTTGCCAATTTGATGATGGATAAATTGGAGCAGAATATTGTTCCACCTAGTGTCAGCCCATCTGAAATTGATAGTTTAGAAATTGTAATTAGTAAATAA